In Polaromonas sp. JS666, one genomic interval encodes:
- a CDS encoding Crp/Fnr family transcriptional regulator, which yields MNAHQTAQRDKLLKFLASSPWREGLSQDQFDRVCGDAVTRTFTAGATICLRESPSEHWLAVVDGLVKVDTVSADGRATTFAGVPGGAWFGEGAVLKGEPRPYAVVAIRDSTVAFVPRATFLWLLDNSHSFSRWLIDQLNARLGYYVALVEGLRLGDVNTRVAYCLAELFNPQLYPNTQLRIDISQEEIGRLTGMVRQTAYRALHELENAGLIRVQYGSIEVVDLEGLKKFALGA from the coding sequence ATGAATGCTCACCAGACAGCCCAACGCGACAAATTGCTGAAATTTCTCGCCTCTTCTCCATGGCGCGAGGGACTTTCCCAAGATCAGTTTGATCGTGTCTGTGGCGACGCCGTGACGCGTACTTTCACGGCTGGGGCCACTATTTGCCTTCGCGAATCGCCCTCTGAGCACTGGCTGGCCGTCGTTGATGGCCTGGTCAAGGTTGACACGGTTTCTGCCGATGGCCGGGCGACGACGTTTGCCGGCGTTCCCGGCGGCGCTTGGTTCGGCGAAGGAGCAGTACTGAAAGGCGAACCACGCCCGTATGCCGTCGTGGCCATTCGCGACAGCACTGTCGCTTTCGTGCCTCGGGCCACCTTTCTCTGGCTGCTGGACAACAGCCATTCGTTCAGCCGCTGGCTTATCGACCAACTGAACGCCCGTTTAGGCTACTACGTGGCGCTGGTCGAAGGCCTGCGCCTGGGGGATGTGAATACCCGGGTGGCGTACTGCCTGGCCGAACTCTTCAACCCACAGCTCTATCCGAACACGCAACTCCGCATAGACATTTCCCAGGAGGAGATTGGTCGACTTACCGGGATGGTAAGACAGACTGCCTACCGTGCTTTGCACGAACTTGAAAATGCCGGTTTGATAAGGGTGCAATACGGATCGATCGAGGTAGTGGACCTCGAAGGGTTGAAAAAATTTGCGCTCGGTGCGTGA
- a CDS encoding nitroreductase: MSIRLASPPSISTDSLRGAVDWALVTRRSTRAFLPTPVPRTDVEAILDVARYCASGVNTQPWHVHVLMGAAKQRLSEAIMQIHDDPSLAATLDEPYDYYPQEWISPYIDRRRKVGWDLYGLLGIQKSDKERMHAQHGCNYSFFGAPVGLMFTIDRGMGRGSLIDYGMFLQSIMVAARARGLDTCPQAAFTTFHRVISRELAIPEQQMFVCGMSLGYADPSRIENSLVTDREVVSSFTTFHETTYKETEQ; the protein is encoded by the coding sequence ATGAGTATCCGGCTGGCCTCTCCGCCAAGTATCTCAACCGACTCGTTACGAGGCGCTGTCGACTGGGCGCTCGTTACACGCCGTTCCACGCGCGCCTTCCTTCCTACACCGGTTCCACGCACGGATGTGGAGGCTATCCTGGATGTGGCGCGGTATTGTGCTTCCGGGGTAAATACGCAGCCCTGGCATGTTCACGTCCTCATGGGGGCTGCAAAGCAGCGCTTGAGTGAAGCGATCATGCAAATACATGACGATCCGTCGCTGGCGGCCACGCTCGACGAGCCCTACGATTACTACCCACAAGAGTGGATATCACCCTACATCGACAGGCGGCGCAAAGTCGGTTGGGACCTGTATGGCTTGCTTGGAATCCAGAAAAGTGACAAGGAGCGCATGCATGCCCAGCATGGCTGCAACTACAGCTTCTTTGGCGCCCCGGTCGGGCTGATGTTCACCATTGATCGGGGCATGGGGCGGGGTAGTTTGATCGACTACGGAATGTTCCTGCAAAGCATCATGGTCGCCGCACGGGCGCGCGGCCTTGACACCTGCCCTCAGGCGGCGTTCACCACGTTTCACCGCGTTATTTCCAGGGAATTGGCTATTCCAGAGCAGCAAATGTTCGTCTGCGGCATGAGCCTGGGTTACGCAGATCCCAGCCGCATTGAGAACTCACTCGTTACCGACCGTGAGGTGGTCAGCAGTTTCACCACTTTTCACGAAACCACCTACAAGGAGACAGAGCAATGA
- a CDS encoding AMP-binding protein — MSAKAYAEGLDRNAANHVPLTPLNFLDRTADVFPHRTAIIHGTFRQTWAETRDRCYRLASALVKLGIQAGDTVSIIAPNTPAMLEAHFGVPLSGAVLNAINCRLDADGIAFILRHGECKLLLVDREFSPLVVKALQGVSNPPRVIDINDLEAPAGAAIGETDYESFLAGGDPAFPGRWPTDEWTPIALNYTSGTTGDPKGVVPSHRGTYLMSLLQMTDWALPRAPVYLWTLPMFHANGWCFTWAITAAAGTHVCLRKVTAANVFTAISDHGVDHFCAAPIVMAGIASTPEAERRPLPRRVRVLTAGSPPPAAVLEAVRAMGFDVDHVFGITEISGTPVSCAWQTEWDELPADQQGRLQARQGVRAAALENLRVADPDTLEPVPRDGVATGEILIRGNTVMMGYLKNPGATAKAFAGGWFHTGDVAVVHPDGYMQITDRSKDIIISGGENISSVEVEEVLYRLAGVLNAAVVAQPDDKWGEVPCAFVELKPDAPLLTEVDVISFCRDRLAHFKCPRRVVFAELPKTATGKIQKFRLRELAGSRNAITQLAA, encoded by the coding sequence ATGAGTGCAAAAGCCTACGCAGAGGGCCTTGACAGGAATGCCGCCAACCATGTACCTCTGACGCCACTAAATTTTCTTGATCGTACGGCTGACGTTTTTCCGCATCGAACCGCCATCATCCATGGAACCTTCCGCCAAACCTGGGCTGAAACACGCGACCGTTGTTACCGTCTCGCTTCTGCGCTCGTCAAGTTGGGAATACAAGCCGGCGACACAGTGTCGATCATCGCGCCGAACACGCCCGCCATGCTGGAGGCTCACTTCGGCGTTCCTTTGTCAGGGGCCGTACTCAATGCCATCAACTGTCGCCTTGACGCTGACGGGATTGCTTTCATCTTGCGGCACGGTGAGTGCAAACTGTTGTTGGTGGATCGTGAATTTTCGCCGCTGGTAGTTAAAGCCCTTCAAGGCGTGTCCAACCCACCCCGTGTGATCGATATCAACGATCTCGAGGCGCCTGCCGGCGCCGCCATCGGCGAGACGGATTACGAGTCATTTTTGGCCGGCGGAGACCCGGCATTCCCCGGCCGTTGGCCAACTGATGAGTGGACACCGATCGCGCTCAACTACACGTCAGGCACGACGGGTGACCCCAAAGGCGTGGTGCCAAGCCACCGGGGTACCTACCTCATGAGTCTCCTGCAGATGACCGACTGGGCACTGCCGCGCGCGCCGGTCTATTTGTGGACGCTGCCGATGTTCCATGCCAATGGCTGGTGTTTTACCTGGGCGATCACCGCAGCGGCAGGCACGCATGTGTGCCTCCGCAAGGTGACGGCGGCTAATGTGTTCACTGCCATTTCGGATCACGGTGTTGATCACTTCTGCGCAGCACCGATAGTGATGGCTGGCATTGCCAGTACACCTGAGGCGGAGCGCCGGCCGCTGCCGCGCCGCGTGCGTGTATTGACAGCCGGGTCTCCTCCGCCGGCTGCTGTTCTTGAAGCTGTCAGGGCCATGGGCTTTGATGTGGACCACGTCTTCGGCATTACCGAGATCTCCGGCACTCCGGTTAGTTGTGCTTGGCAGACCGAATGGGACGAGCTACCCGCTGACCAGCAAGGTCGCCTCCAGGCACGTCAAGGCGTGCGTGCAGCAGCCCTGGAGAATCTCCGGGTTGCTGACCCTGATACGCTCGAACCCGTACCAAGAGATGGCGTCGCCACGGGCGAAATTCTGATACGTGGCAACACCGTGATGATGGGCTATCTGAAAAACCCTGGCGCTACCGCCAAGGCTTTTGCGGGTGGCTGGTTCCACACGGGCGACGTGGCCGTTGTGCATCCGGACGGCTATATGCAGATCACGGACCGTTCGAAGGACATCATTATTTCTGGCGGAGAAAACATATCGTCGGTAGAAGTGGAGGAGGTTCTGTACCGGCTCGCCGGTGTGCTGAATGCCGCGGTAGTCGCGCAGCCTGACGACAAATGGGGCGAAGTGCCCTGTGCCTTCGTTGAACTCAAACCGGATGCGCCGCTCCTCACTGAGGTCGATGTGATCTCATTCTGCCGTGACCGCCTGGCCCATTTCAAGTGCCCCCGTCGCGTGGTATTTGCAGAGTTGCCGAAGACTGCCACGGGCAAGATTCAGAAGTTCCGCTTGCGCGAGCTGGCTGGCAGCCGCAATGCGATTACACAGTTGGCTGCATGA
- a CDS encoding DoxX family protein has translation MTFSSNNEFTSRALSVLRIVSAYLLIQHGAAKLLGFPHVAFFDGLQIFSMLGAAGILELVGGALLLIGLFTRPVAFVLSGLLAFAYFIGHASKGFVLSPMLNQGEAAVLFCFVFLFIAVAGAGVWSVDAMRLAKKGA, from the coding sequence ATGACTTTTTCCAGCAACAACGAATTCACTTCACGCGCACTCTCAGTCCTGCGCATTGTTTCGGCTTATTTGCTTATTCAGCATGGCGCGGCCAAGCTGCTGGGCTTTCCTCATGTAGCTTTTTTTGACGGGCTGCAGATCTTTTCCATGCTCGGTGCCGCAGGCATCCTTGAACTCGTTGGCGGGGCGCTGCTGTTGATAGGCTTGTTCACGCGTCCCGTGGCTTTTGTATTGTCTGGCTTGCTGGCGTTTGCCTACTTCATTGGCCATGCGTCCAAGGGCTTTGTGTTGTCGCCCATGCTCAACCAGGGTGAGGCTGCCGTGCTGTTCTGCTTTGTCTTTTTGTTCATTGCGGTGGCAGGTGCCGGCGTCTGGAGCGTGGATGCCATGCGCCTGGCGAAGAAGGGTGCCTAA
- a CDS encoding zinc ribbon domain-containing protein produces the protein MPTYDYACTRCGPFTARRPLAVFDQPVPCPACGADAARALSVPASLGARRPQTELGQAAERDGAGYQRLRHGGACACCPRA, from the coding sequence GTGCCAACCTACGACTACGCTTGTACGCGCTGCGGCCCTTTCACCGCGCGGCGGCCGCTGGCCGTATTCGACCAACCGGTGCCTTGCCCCGCATGCGGCGCTGATGCTGCTCGCGCGCTAAGCGTGCCGGCCTCGCTGGGCGCGCGACGTCCCCAGACCGAGCTCGGTCAGGCGGCGGAGCGGGACGGCGCGGGCTATCAGCGCCTGCGGCATGGCGGCGCTTGCGCTTGCTGTCCGCGGGCGTGA
- the hydA gene encoding dihydropyrimidinase — protein sequence MSRKIIRNGRIVTAVDDYIADLLIDDGRIVAIGRSLNADPGVEVIDATGLLVLPGGVDCHTHMDNTFGDSTTCDSFESGTRSAAFGGTTTIVDFAFQRKDVSVLEAIERAQAKGVEACIDYGFHVIVTGVNDQTLADMQHAIRHEGVSSFKMFMAYPGSVMVDDAAIFQAMRMVGQHGGMIALHAENGTIIELLIKEALAQGHTAPKYHALTRPAIMEGEATHRGIKLAELAGAPVYFVHLSAREALKHVIEARDMGVPVFAETCPHYLFFDDSAYDNEDFDLARYVMSPPLRSKESQQALWTALRTDDLQLVSTDHCPFCMKEGHLGRVNQKPYGRDDFSKIPNGVPGVETRMATLHDGGVRSGRISLNRFVELTSTAPSKLFGLFPRKGTVAVGSDADLVLFDPGAQHVLSASTQHGNCDFTLFEGKGITGQVSKVLLRGELIVDGDRWLGRAGSGRFVPRGESGGW from the coding sequence ATGTCCCGCAAGATCATACGCAACGGCCGCATCGTCACGGCCGTGGACGACTACATCGCCGATCTGCTGATCGACGACGGCCGGATCGTCGCTATCGGCCGCTCCCTCAATGCGGACCCCGGGGTGGAAGTCATCGACGCCACCGGTCTGCTCGTGCTGCCTGGCGGCGTGGACTGCCACACGCACATGGACAACACTTTCGGCGACTCCACCACCTGCGACAGTTTCGAGTCCGGCACGCGTTCGGCGGCCTTCGGCGGCACAACGACGATCGTGGACTTCGCGTTCCAGCGCAAAGACGTGAGCGTGCTCGAAGCGATCGAGCGCGCCCAGGCCAAGGGCGTGGAAGCCTGCATCGACTATGGCTTTCACGTCATCGTGACCGGCGTCAACGACCAGACCCTGGCCGACATGCAGCACGCGATCCGGCATGAAGGCGTGTCGAGCTTCAAGATGTTCATGGCGTATCCGGGCTCGGTGATGGTCGACGACGCGGCCATCTTCCAGGCCATGCGCATGGTGGGCCAGCACGGCGGGATGATCGCTCTGCATGCCGAGAACGGCACCATCATCGAGCTTCTCATCAAGGAAGCGCTGGCGCAGGGCCACACGGCGCCAAAGTACCATGCGCTCACGCGGCCCGCCATCATGGAGGGCGAGGCCACGCACCGCGGCATCAAGCTCGCCGAACTCGCCGGCGCGCCGGTGTACTTCGTGCATCTTTCGGCCAGGGAAGCGCTCAAGCACGTGATCGAAGCGCGCGACATGGGCGTGCCGGTGTTCGCCGAAACCTGCCCGCATTACCTCTTCTTTGACGACAGTGCCTACGACAACGAAGACTTCGATCTGGCGCGCTACGTGATGAGCCCACCGTTGCGCTCCAAGGAATCGCAGCAGGCGCTCTGGACCGCACTGCGCACCGACGACCTGCAGCTCGTGTCGACCGACCATTGCCCGTTCTGCATGAAGGAAGGCCATCTTGGCCGCGTCAACCAGAAGCCGTACGGGCGCGACGATTTCTCGAAGATCCCGAATGGCGTGCCGGGCGTCGAAACACGCATGGCGACCCTCCACGACGGCGGCGTGCGGTCCGGTCGCATCTCGCTCAACCGCTTCGTCGAGTTGACCTCGACGGCGCCGTCGAAGCTCTTCGGCCTGTTTCCGCGCAAAGGCACCGTCGCGGTCGGCAGCGACGCCGACCTCGTGCTGTTCGATCCCGGCGCCCAGCACGTCCTTTCGGCGAGCACCCAGCACGGCAACTGCGATTTCACACTCTTCGAAGGCAAGGGCATCACCGGCCAGGTGAGCAAGGTGCTGCTGCGCGGCGAACTCATCGTCGACGGCGACCGGTGGCTGGGCAGGGCCGGCAGCGGGCGCTTCGTGCCGCGCGGCGAATCGGGCGGCTGGTGA
- a CDS encoding dihydrodipicolinate synthase family protein → MIPKRPDAFQGIYAATLCPLHGDGRIDETTLARHLEANAFVPGMTGLLINGHAGENFSLSREEKRRVTEIAFEVCGHHAILVCGINAEDSLEAQRHVDDAKAAGADAVLVFPPFSWALSQDSRMAVTHHRTANANAQMPLMLYQAGINAGAMAYRPEVLAELAQLPHVVGVKEGSWETAAYEANRRLVKRVAPHVAMMASGDEHLFTCFAIGSDGSLVSLAAVVPELVIALDQAIQRKDLDEARRLNERIYPLAKAIYGTPPGGYATARLKTCLRLLGRFPSDAMRPPIGLLPAEEVAALERALAEAGVGA, encoded by the coding sequence ATGATTCCCAAACGACCTGACGCTTTTCAAGGCATCTATGCCGCCACCCTGTGCCCGCTGCATGGCGATGGCCGCATCGATGAGACCACGCTGGCGCGCCACCTGGAGGCCAACGCCTTCGTTCCAGGCATGACGGGCCTGCTCATCAACGGCCATGCCGGCGAGAATTTCTCGCTCTCTCGCGAAGAGAAGCGCCGCGTGACCGAGATCGCCTTCGAGGTCTGTGGCCACCACGCCATTCTCGTCTGCGGCATCAACGCCGAAGACAGCCTCGAGGCTCAGCGCCACGTCGACGACGCCAAGGCCGCCGGCGCCGACGCGGTGCTGGTCTTCCCGCCGTTCTCCTGGGCGCTCTCGCAGGATTCGCGCATGGCCGTGACGCATCACCGGACGGCCAATGCCAACGCACAGATGCCCTTGATGCTCTACCAGGCCGGCATCAATGCAGGCGCGATGGCCTATCGCCCCGAGGTGCTGGCCGAGCTCGCGCAATTGCCCCACGTGGTCGGCGTCAAGGAGGGCAGCTGGGAGACCGCGGCCTACGAGGCCAACCGCCGCCTCGTGAAGCGCGTGGCGCCGCACGTGGCCATGATGGCCTCGGGTGACGAGCATCTGTTCACCTGCTTCGCCATCGGCAGCGACGGCAGCCTCGTGAGCCTGGCCGCCGTAGTGCCCGAGCTCGTGATCGCGCTCGACCAGGCGATCCAGCGCAAGGACCTCGACGAGGCGCGCCGCCTGAACGAGCGCATCTATCCGCTTGCCAAGGCGATCTACGGCACCCCGCCCGGCGGCTATGCGACGGCGCGGCTCAAGACCTGCCTGAGGTTGCTCGGCCGCTTTCCGAGCGACGCCATGCGGCCGCCGATCGGGCTGCTTCCGGCCGAAGAGGTCGCCGCACTGGAGCGTGCGCTGGCCGAAGCCGGCGTCGGCGCGTAA
- a CDS encoding NAD(P)/FAD-dependent oxidoreductase, with the protein MSNATHNATAYDAIVIGGGVMGCSTALHLAQGGMRVALVDRGPLCREASGVNAGTLTLHMTRAALVPYAMRAWQMWMNAEKWLGMGVLATHVPGLTLAFTEAECELVELRAKARREQGAPIEVITPERARVIEPGLHPGLLKAGYCGMDGFASAYLTGRAFGHALKLAGVEVLENAPVEGIASGDAGHVIRLAAATGRAPLHARRVVLAGGVWLENMLAWLGVQMPIKVLINQLIITERIRPVMRTVLSVANGLLSLKQFANGTVLIGGGWQGEGDRERGGVEVRPQNLVGNMRLAAYAVPALAEARIARIWLGLEAETADAMPIIGDVPGVPQAYVVGSAHSGYTSGPFMGRIMAQHILGQQPDLPLFDPARLVGMPMPGA; encoded by the coding sequence ATGAGCAACGCCACGCACAACGCAACCGCCTACGACGCGATCGTCATCGGCGGCGGCGTCATGGGTTGCTCGACCGCGTTGCATCTGGCGCAGGGCGGCATGCGGGTGGCCCTGGTCGATCGCGGGCCGCTGTGTCGCGAAGCCTCGGGCGTCAACGCCGGCACGTTGACACTGCACATGACGCGCGCCGCGCTCGTGCCCTACGCGATGCGCGCCTGGCAGATGTGGATGAACGCCGAAAAGTGGCTCGGCATGGGCGTGCTCGCGACCCATGTGCCGGGGCTCACGCTGGCCTTCACCGAGGCCGAGTGCGAACTCGTCGAGCTGCGCGCCAAAGCCCGCCGCGAACAAGGCGCGCCGATCGAGGTCATCACGCCCGAGCGGGCGCGCGTGATCGAGCCCGGCCTGCATCCTGGCCTGCTGAAGGCGGGTTACTGCGGGATGGACGGTTTCGCGAGCGCCTACCTCACGGGCCGGGCGTTCGGGCATGCGCTCAAGCTTGCCGGCGTCGAGGTGCTGGAGAACGCGCCCGTCGAAGGCATAGCTTCAGGCGACGCGGGCCACGTCATCCGTCTTGCCGCCGCCACCGGCCGCGCGCCGTTGCACGCCAGGCGGGTGGTGCTGGCCGGCGGCGTGTGGCTCGAGAACATGCTGGCCTGGCTCGGCGTGCAGATGCCGATCAAGGTGCTGATCAACCAGCTCATCATCACCGAGCGCATCCGTCCCGTGATGCGGACCGTGCTCAGCGTCGCCAACGGCCTGCTGTCACTCAAGCAATTTGCCAATGGCACCGTACTGATCGGTGGCGGCTGGCAGGGCGAGGGCGACCGCGAGCGCGGCGGTGTCGAGGTCCGACCGCAGAACCTCGTGGGCAACATGCGCCTGGCCGCATACGCGGTGCCGGCGCTGGCCGAGGCCCGCATTGCGCGCATCTGGCTGGGCCTTGAGGCCGAGACCGCCGATGCGATGCCGATCATCGGCGACGTGCCCGGTGTGCCACAGGCCTATGTGGTGGGCAGCGCGCACTCGGGCTACACCAGCGGCCCGTTCATGGGCCGGATCATGGCCCAGCACATCCTCGGCCAGCAGCCCGACCTGCCTCTTTTCGATCCCGCCCGCCTGGTGGGCATGCCGATGCCCGGCGCTTGA
- a CDS encoding NAD(P)/FAD-dependent oxidoreductase yields MVEAAPESIDLLVIGAGPAGARAALRAQACGLAVLLVDENHDAGGQVWRPIPAGFTRATGTALSADARQGDALRADLRRAGVRCLFGHKVWNVGTNLRTDLIGPDGSASWQPRALLVATGTTERVVPFPGWTLPGVMGLAAATILLKSQNMLPGRRTMVAGSGPLLLAVANGILKAGGEVAAVLDLASKGDWLRTLPSLAGRPDLLWQGVRWQAGLRMAGVPVLYRHGIQSVEAVGDGFEVRSQRVDATGKPLAGDAATVFMADGVTVGHGLVPGTDVTRLLRARHRYAAERGGWIADADTDGRTSVAGLYVAGDGAGIAGAAAAGAHGELAALACAHDLGRVTTEAYVRERDRLQAQWRKSARFGRAMAGLMALRDGAVAGIAADTIVCRCEDVTRAEIDAAARDGARDMNQLKAWTRCGMGPCQGRTCGDVAGALLAAQVGGSREAVGRFTGRAPLRPISLAEVAGDYTYADIPIPKAAPL; encoded by the coding sequence ATGGTTGAGGCCGCGCCCGAGTCGATCGATCTGCTTGTGATCGGTGCCGGCCCCGCCGGCGCGCGGGCGGCGCTACGTGCGCAGGCCTGCGGTCTTGCCGTGCTGCTGGTTGATGAGAACCATGACGCGGGCGGACAGGTGTGGCGGCCGATTCCCGCGGGATTCACACGTGCGACCGGCACCGCGCTGTCCGCAGACGCGCGCCAGGGGGATGCCTTGCGCGCGGATCTGCGCCGCGCCGGCGTGCGCTGCCTCTTCGGCCACAAGGTGTGGAACGTTGGCACGAACCTTCGCACAGACCTGATCGGCCCGGATGGATCCGCAAGCTGGCAACCGCGCGCGCTGCTCGTGGCGACAGGAACGACCGAGCGTGTCGTGCCCTTCCCCGGCTGGACCTTGCCTGGCGTGATGGGCCTGGCCGCGGCGACGATCCTGCTCAAGTCCCAAAACATGCTGCCCGGCCGCCGCACCATGGTAGCCGGCAGCGGGCCGCTGCTACTGGCGGTCGCCAACGGCATCCTCAAGGCGGGCGGCGAGGTGGCTGCGGTGCTCGACCTCGCCAGCAAGGGCGATTGGCTGCGCACGCTCCCTTCGCTCGCGGGTCGGCCCGATCTGTTGTGGCAAGGCGTGCGATGGCAAGCCGGGCTGCGCATGGCTGGCGTGCCTGTGCTGTACCGGCACGGCATCCAGTCGGTCGAAGCGGTGGGCGATGGGTTCGAGGTTCGTTCGCAGCGTGTCGATGCGACCGGCAAACCACTCGCCGGCGATGCGGCCACTGTCTTCATGGCCGACGGCGTGACGGTCGGGCACGGCCTGGTGCCGGGCACCGACGTGACCCGTCTGCTGCGCGCCCGCCATCGCTACGCCGCCGAGCGCGGCGGCTGGATCGCCGACGCCGACACCGATGGCCGCACTTCGGTGGCAGGCCTTTATGTCGCGGGCGACGGTGCCGGCATCGCCGGCGCAGCCGCGGCCGGTGCCCATGGCGAACTGGCCGCCCTGGCCTGCGCGCACGACCTCGGCCGGGTGACGACAGAGGCCTATGTCCGCGAGCGCGATCGCCTGCAAGCGCAATGGCGCAAGTCTGCCCGTTTCGGGCGCGCCATGGCCGGCCTGATGGCCTTGCGCGACGGCGCCGTCGCGGGCATCGCGGCCGACACCATCGTGTGCCGCTGCGAAGACGTGACGCGCGCCGAGATCGACGCGGCGGCGCGCGACGGCGCACGTGACATGAACCAGCTCAAGGCCTGGACCCGCTGCGGCATGGGGCCGTGCCAGGGCCGCACCTGCGGCGACGTGGCCGGGGCATTGCTCGCGGCGCAGGTCGGCGGCAGCCGCGAGGCGGTCGGTCGCTTCACGGGCCGCGCGCCGCTGCGCCCCATTTCGCTCGCCGAGGTGGCGGGCGACTACACCTACGCCGACATCCCGATTCCGAAGGCGGCTCCGCTATGA
- a CDS encoding (2Fe-2S)-binding protein — translation MTNPSPESISLRADQAVRRGAAVQFLVDGRIVEAFEGESVAAALFAAGQRELRRSPRDGAPRGLFCLMGSCQECLVWVATRKLAACQVPVTAALEIETLSYRDRCHG, via the coding sequence ATGACGAACCCATCTCCCGAATCAATTTCGCTACGCGCCGATCAGGCGGTCCGACGTGGCGCGGCGGTGCAGTTCCTCGTCGATGGCCGCATCGTCGAGGCGTTTGAGGGTGAGAGCGTCGCGGCGGCACTGTTCGCCGCCGGCCAGCGCGAGTTGCGGCGCAGCCCGCGCGACGGTGCGCCCCGTGGGCTGTTCTGCCTCATGGGCTCGTGCCAGGAGTGCCTCGTGTGGGTCGCAACGCGCAAGCTTGCGGCCTGCCAGGTACCGGTGACGGCTGCGCTGGAGATCGAAACGCTTTCATATCGGGACCGGTGCCATGGTTGA
- a CDS encoding transporter substrate-binding domain-containing protein yields MARRTLLVAGSLALGSTLLGLPASASARTLDEIVASKKIVIGVNPTLPPLGIFNDKNEIDGFDVDVARKLGELLGVKTEIVQVGSPDRIPFVSSGKIDAVLGAMTITAERQKVIDFTVPLHTEVLGVLTTKAKPYKDWMELNDTAVRLVEVRGSTPVKLAQEKLPKAQLLLLDNYPDAVRAIAQGRADAMIDVMDFMTEHTAKHKVDWRIVDAPIDVYFCAVGVQKGNDALREKLSGAIKELHRNGYVDERWKKWFGGPMLHDPRTAPTYK; encoded by the coding sequence ATGGCCCGTCGCACCCTTCTGGTCGCCGGATCTCTCGCGCTCGGCTCGACCCTGCTGGGCCTGCCGGCATCAGCGTCGGCGCGAACGCTCGACGAGATCGTGGCGAGCAAGAAAATCGTCATCGGCGTCAACCCCACGCTGCCGCCGCTGGGCATCTTCAACGACAAGAACGAGATCGATGGCTTCGATGTCGACGTCGCCCGCAAGCTCGGTGAACTGCTGGGCGTGAAGACCGAGATCGTCCAGGTCGGCTCGCCCGACCGAATTCCCTTCGTCAGCAGCGGCAAGATCGATGCCGTGCTGGGCGCCATGACCATCACCGCCGAGCGGCAGAAGGTCATCGACTTCACCGTGCCGCTGCACACCGAGGTGCTGGGCGTGCTGACCACCAAGGCCAAGCCATACAAGGACTGGATGGAGCTCAACGACACCGCGGTCAGGCTGGTGGAGGTACGAGGTTCCACCCCTGTGAAACTGGCGCAGGAAAAGCTGCCCAAAGCGCAGTTGCTGCTGCTGGACAATTACCCCGATGCCGTGCGCGCCATAGCTCAGGGCCGCGCCGACGCGATGATCGACGTGATGGACTTCATGACCGAGCACACCGCCAAGCACAAGGTCGACTGGCGCATCGTGGACGCGCCTATCGATGTCTATTTCTGCGCCGTCGGCGTGCAGAAGGGCAACGACGCGCTGCGCGAAAAGCTCAGCGGCGCCATCAAGGAACTGCACCGCAACGGCTACGTGGACGAGCGCTGGAAGAAGTGGTTCGGTGGCCCGATGCTGCATGACCCGCGCACCGCACCGACCTACAAGTAA
- a CDS encoding amino acid ABC transporter permease: MQFDYTPVLERLPYLIGGAWLSLQIAFLAFAFGMLIGLGGASVRAYGPPWARRIVGAYVVFFTNTPQLVQIFFIFFALPDAGILLSPYQAVLIGMVLNAGAYLTEIQRAGFESVRQLELEAAETLGFSRIQTIRYVILPHIARVLFPPLSNQYILMTLGSSMAAVFGVEELTGRAYNINSETFRSIEVFSVAAVLYIVLTLIATLSLAFVGKRFFRAKMRWF; the protein is encoded by the coding sequence ATGCAATTCGACTACACACCGGTTCTCGAGCGACTTCCCTATCTGATCGGCGGCGCGTGGCTGAGCCTGCAGATCGCGTTTCTCGCCTTTGCCTTCGGCATGCTGATCGGCCTGGGCGGTGCATCGGTACGCGCCTACGGCCCACCCTGGGCACGCCGCATCGTCGGCGCCTACGTGGTGTTCTTCACCAACACGCCGCAACTGGTCCAGATCTTCTTCATCTTCTTCGCGCTGCCTGACGCGGGCATCCTGTTGTCGCCCTACCAGGCCGTGCTTATCGGCATGGTGCTCAATGCCGGTGCATACCTCACCGAAATACAGCGCGCAGGCTTTGAATCGGTGCGTCAGCTCGAACTTGAGGCGGCCGAGACTCTGGGCTTCTCGCGCATCCAGACCATCCGCTACGTGATCCTGCCGCACATCGCGCGCGTGCTGTTCCCACCGCTTTCCAATCAGTACATCCTGATGACGCTCGGCAGCTCGATGGCCGCGGTGTTCGGGGTCGAGGAACTCACGGGCCGGGCCTACAACATCAACTCTGAAACCTTCCGCTCGATCGAGGTGTTCTCGGTGGCTGCGGTGCTCTACATCGTGCTCACACTGATCGCCACCTTGTCGCTTGCCTTCGTCGGCAAGCGCTTCTTCCGCGCCAAGATGAGGTGGTTCTGA